In Spirobacillus cienkowskii, a genomic segment contains:
- the truA gene encoding tRNA pseudouridine(38-40) synthase TruA, with amino-acid sequence MIENQKRNLKLTVSWNGEKFSGYQYQPHVFTVQEALTNAWFILSREKVELVGCSRLDAGVHAQHYVLNFYTDTVLTEERILKGLNGILHSHLKISISIYAAEFVASEFHSRFHALGKHYRYLIWYGFAEHSFYTPRCWHVKGKLSLFDIQSSLQEFIGEHDFAAFRSSDCSAKTTVRRIFNIDAWSHPLCPELLVVDVWGDGFLKNMIRNIVGTAVQIANGQLHKNTITDAFLHKDRTQTGMCAPAKALSLMQVFYLQEKLQIALQEKARFITPS; translated from the coding sequence ATGATTGAGAATCAAAAACGGAACTTAAAATTAACAGTATCATGGAATGGAGAAAAATTTAGTGGTTATCAGTACCAGCCTCATGTCTTTACTGTTCAGGAAGCCCTTACAAACGCTTGGTTTATTTTAAGTCGCGAAAAGGTAGAACTGGTTGGTTGCAGTCGATTGGATGCAGGTGTGCATGCACAGCATTATGTTTTAAATTTTTATACGGACACGGTTTTAACGGAAGAAAGAATTTTAAAGGGTTTAAATGGAATTTTGCATTCTCATTTAAAGATTTCTATTTCAATTTATGCGGCTGAGTTTGTAGCATCAGAATTTCATTCTCGTTTTCATGCTTTGGGCAAACATTATCGTTATTTAATTTGGTATGGCTTTGCAGAGCATAGTTTTTATACTCCCAGATGTTGGCATGTTAAAGGAAAGCTTTCGTTATTTGATATTCAATCGTCTTTGCAAGAATTTATTGGTGAGCATGATTTTGCAGCATTTCGATCGTCTGATTGTTCTGCTAAAACAACGGTTCGACGGATTTTTAATATTGATGCTTGGAGTCACCCTCTATGTCCGGAGCTGTTGGTTGTTGATGTTTGGGGGGATGGTTTTTTAAAAAATATGATTCGTAATATTGTTGGGACGGCAGTGCAAATTGCAAATGGCCAACTTCACAAGAATACCATAACCGACGCTTTTTTGCATAAGGACAGAACACAAACAGGAATGTGCGCCCCTGCTAAGGCACTTTCATTAATGCAAGTATTTTATTTACAAGAAAAACTACAAATAGCACTGCAAGAAAAGGCTCGTTTTATTACACCTTCTTAA
- a CDS encoding chemotaxis response regulator protein-glutamate methylesterase, with translation MNTSVSNPNKIRVLIVDDSISMRKFFTSLLSYDEKIEVVGDAPDPIMGLELLKKLRPDVMTLDLRMPKMDGLTFLQQAMQEQPTPTLIVSSFATENSKNALKALELGAIDIFPKQILSPGTDIKKVAQQFITKVRLVSSAICSNQIIEKLAPKPQNIELLPPELRIQLLAFAASTGGTEALKFVLSQLPANIPATLIVQHMQKEFLESYAETLAHVCRFEVKVAVDHAKIEPGKALLAPGDKHMEVSRIGHELFVKIKEGPLIHGVRPSAEPLFLSVAEHLGKKALGVILTGMGSDGSNGLLQMKKAGSFNIAQDEKTSVVFGMPRVAIEKGAIDVVLPLQKIAERIIVECSKTSPLSSHKFM, from the coding sequence TTGAATACTTCTGTAAGTAATCCAAATAAAATTCGTGTATTAATTGTTGATGATTCTATTTCAATGCGCAAATTTTTTACAAGTCTATTATCCTATGATGAAAAAATAGAGGTCGTTGGTGATGCTCCCGATCCAATTATGGGTTTAGAGCTATTAAAAAAATTACGCCCAGATGTCATGACGCTAGATTTGCGTATGCCAAAAATGGATGGTTTGACTTTTTTGCAGCAAGCAATGCAAGAGCAACCCACACCAACACTTATTGTCAGCAGTTTTGCAACAGAAAATTCTAAAAATGCCTTAAAAGCTTTAGAGTTGGGAGCAATCGATATTTTTCCAAAACAAATTTTATCTCCGGGGACAGATATAAAAAAAGTTGCACAACAGTTTATTACCAAAGTTCGTTTAGTGTCGTCTGCAATTTGTTCTAATCAAATTATTGAAAAACTTGCTCCTAAGCCACAAAATATCGAATTACTGCCTCCAGAATTAAGAATTCAACTTTTGGCTTTTGCCGCATCAACTGGTGGGACAGAAGCGTTAAAATTTGTATTAAGTCAGTTGCCTGCAAATATTCCTGCTACGTTAATTGTGCAGCACATGCAAAAAGAATTTTTAGAAAGCTATGCAGAAACACTAGCACATGTGTGTCGTTTTGAGGTCAAAGTGGCTGTTGATCATGCAAAAATTGAACCAGGAAAAGCACTGTTAGCTCCAGGCGATAAGCATATGGAAGTGTCTCGGATTGGCCACGAATTGTTTGTTAAAATTAAAGAAGGGCCTCTTATTCATGGAGTTCGTCCTTCGGCAGAGCCATTATTTTTATCAGTTGCCGAGCACCTTGGTAAAAAAGCTTTAGGCGTTATTTTAACTGGGATGGGATCAGATGGTTCTAATGGTTTATTACAAATGAAAAAAGCAGGAAGCTTTAATATAGCACAAGACGAGAAAACAAGCGTTGTATTTGGTATGCCAAGGGTTGCAATTGAAAAAGGAGCCATTGATGTGGTGCTACCCTTGCAGAAGATCGCAGAAAGAATTATTGTTGAGTGTTCTAAAACATCACCATTAAGCTCACATAAGTTTATGTAA
- a CDS encoding SMEK domain-containing protein: MHLCRKYIGDSIIERKNDMDEIITLLSILSKKIELSNSINLNDINIHSENFFRDFLNLLYGYNLKNINITDHNASAIDLADCSKKIAFQVTSTPDLCKTKTTVTAFIKKRLYHNYDRLIMLILTNKINHKYNFIGEPGKYQLDIKKDIWDIKKITRDINGFSLDRIKEVRSFLSKEIRVNLSREKILEKEIQTFISLINYLSDENQPSAGNGFIEEPDPYGKINNRFSEHSVFLKNEYQELYMEYGKVLDEVMRMSNIGSTRIRRLGLHLKLCSDNILSEHEGNAKDALNVLVKKYTKYFTNDNLEYDENAIKFFMVDQIIRCNVFPNKKE; this comes from the coding sequence TTGCATCTTTGTAGAAAATATATAGGAGATAGTATCATCGAACGCAAAAATGACATGGATGAAATTATAACTCTACTTTCTATCTTAAGTAAGAAGATAGAGCTCTCAAATTCCATAAATCTTAATGACATAAATATCCATTCAGAAAATTTTTTTCGAGATTTTTTAAATTTATTATACGGATATAATTTAAAAAACATTAATATAACTGACCATAATGCAAGCGCAATCGATCTTGCTGATTGTTCAAAAAAAATTGCATTTCAAGTTACTTCAACACCCGATCTTTGTAAAACAAAAACAACTGTAACAGCTTTTATTAAAAAGAGATTATATCATAATTATGATCGTCTTATAATGCTAATTTTAACAAATAAAATAAATCATAAGTATAATTTTATAGGAGAACCAGGAAAATATCAGCTTGATATTAAAAAAGATATTTGGGATATAAAAAAAATTACTCGTGATATTAATGGTTTTTCTCTTGATCGTATTAAAGAAGTCCGTTCATTTTTGAGTAAAGAAATCAGAGTAAATTTATCAAGAGAAAAAATTTTAGAAAAAGAAATACAAACATTTATTTCATTAATAAACTATCTTAGCGACGAAAATCAACCATCAGCGGGCAATGGTTTTATTGAAGAACCAGATCCTTATGGTAAAATTAATAATCGATTTTCTGAGCATTCTGTTTTTTTAAAGAATGAATATCAAGAACTTTATATGGAATATGGTAAAGTGCTAGATGAAGTCATGAGAATGTCAAATATAGGTTCTACAAGAATTCGGCGTCTTGGATTGCACTTAAAGTTATGTAGTGATAATATTCTTTCTGAACATGAAGGTAATGCTAAGGATGCACTTAATGTACTTGTTAAAAAATACACAAAATATTTTACTAATGATAACCTTGAATATGATGAAAATGCAATAAAATTCTTTATGGTTGATCAAATAATACGATGTAACGTTTTTCCTAATAAAAAGGAATAA
- a CDS encoding DUF2326 domain-containing protein, with the protein MLKIKQLYTLPKTIDPIIFSDGFNIILGEKSELSDKNNGVGKSLCIEFINFALLKKKSDSRVSLIPKEVFSPETFICLDLEIHEISYTIKRSIKESEQPTIIFNNKEHKFTKIEDATKYLTEKLFSTLSINYPSFRIMLGPLIRDEKSEFKSLINCYDTKLRVPENYTPHLYLFGINFDLYEKIKQNLKTIEEISNDILRIQENVKLLRQKNIDDARSDLNELDSEVNSIENSINRLENLTGYEIVKNEIILLEEKIEALRRRETILKHNISKLKLVSQRADIDINEISEFYEQIKNGLGSLISKDLAEVISFKERIDEFQNRLIKDRKDLLTKELNEIKNELCELDKKYSENLAVLDQKGELKNLKQTYAAFKEKTTQLSQLKSFVDKYDKLEYEKQKLKSEKEANLLQLQSEIQSKKFIIDDFQKNILNIHEYIQGNKQASFQIKHTNKKQVIEIVMRIDDDGSHSIEREKVFIYDISLLLNKYTQKNHPGFLIHDNILDVDQHTLKKNINFLESKANFGSTQYILTLNSDRLEIANIELLSSLDSYVRARFTKNRRFLKAKYQEL; encoded by the coding sequence ATGTTAAAAATAAAACAACTCTATACTTTGCCAAAAACGATTGATCCTATAATTTTTTCAGATGGGTTTAATATTATATTAGGAGAAAAAAGCGAATTAAGTGATAAAAATAATGGTGTAGGCAAATCACTTTGTATTGAATTTATTAATTTTGCATTATTGAAAAAAAAATCGGACAGTCGTGTTTCTCTCATACCAAAAGAAGTTTTTTCTCCAGAAACTTTCATTTGTTTAGATCTTGAGATTCATGAAATATCCTATACTATCAAGCGTTCAATCAAGGAGTCTGAACAACCAACAATTATTTTTAATAATAAAGAACATAAATTCACTAAAATTGAAGATGCCACTAAGTATTTAACTGAAAAATTATTTTCAACTTTGTCTATAAACTATCCTTCATTTAGAATTATGTTAGGACCTCTTATCCGGGATGAAAAGTCTGAATTTAAATCACTCATAAATTGTTATGACACAAAATTACGTGTACCTGAAAATTATACACCTCATCTTTATTTATTTGGAATTAATTTTGACTTATATGAAAAAATAAAACAAAATTTAAAGACAATTGAAGAAATATCGAATGACATTTTGAGAATTCAAGAAAATGTTAAATTACTTCGGCAAAAGAATATTGATGACGCGCGTTCTGATTTAAATGAACTTGATAGTGAAGTTAATTCTATTGAAAATAGTATTAATAGATTAGAAAATTTAACTGGTTATGAAATTGTTAAAAATGAAATAATATTGTTAGAAGAAAAAATAGAAGCACTCCGTCGTCGAGAAACAATACTAAAACATAATATTAGTAAGTTAAAATTAGTTTCGCAAAGAGCTGACATTGATATAAATGAAATTTCTGAGTTTTACGAGCAAATTAAAAATGGTTTAGGAAGTTTAATATCAAAAGATTTGGCTGAAGTGATAAGTTTTAAGGAAAGAATAGACGAGTTTCAAAACAGACTTATTAAAGATAGAAAAGATTTATTAACTAAAGAGTTAAATGAAATTAAAAATGAGCTTTGCGAACTGGATAAAAAATATTCTGAAAATCTAGCCGTTCTAGATCAAAAAGGTGAATTAAAAAATTTAAAACAAACTTATGCTGCATTTAAAGAAAAAACTACACAGCTTTCGCAATTAAAAAGCTTTGTTGATAAATATGACAAATTGGAATATGAAAAACAAAAACTAAAAAGTGAAAAAGAAGCAAATTTACTTCAATTACAGTCTGAAATTCAATCTAAAAAGTTTATTATTGATGATTTTCAAAAAAATATTTTAAATATTCATGAATATATTCAAGGAAATAAACAGGCTTCATTTCAAATAAAACATACAAATAAAAAACAAGTTATTGAAATAGTGATGCGTATTGATGATGATGGAAGTCATAGTATAGAAAGAGAGAAAGTTTTTATTTATGATATTTCTCTTTTACTTAATAAATATACTCAAAAAAATCATCCTGGATTTTTAATACATGATAATATTTTAGACGTTGATCAACATACACTGAAAAAAAATATTAATTTTTTAGAAAGTAAAGCTAATTTTGGTTCAACTCAATATATTTTAACATTAAATTCAGATAGATTAGAAATTGCCAATATTGAACTTTTATCCTCCCTAGATTCTTATGTAAGAGCGCGATTTACAAAAAATAGACGATTTTTAAAAGCAAAGTATCAAGAATTATAG
- the asnS gene encoding asparagine--tRNA ligase encodes MATLLSGLTQILDIHHDKIPPSTITVAGWVRTRRGSKKFSFVELNDGTCAKSLQIVVDANLKNYSDIEKLTTGCSIQVQGNLVLSPGKGQKYELHAQAVSLFGLADPETYPLQKKEMSLEYLREVAHLRMRTSTYASIFRIRSRVSYAIHQFFTERAFCYVHTPILTTADGEGAGESFKVTNFDFAKVPKNKNGETDFTQDFFAEPAMLCVTGQLEGELLTMGLNKVYTFGPTFRAENSNTSRHLAEFWMIEPEVAFANLEDNMQLAQDLIRFVVADVLHNCADDLDVCIQKHQINTREYLNMAIDNPFIKVSYSEAIDILQKANKTFEYPVYWGCDLKSEHERYLCEEHFKSPTIVYNYPEELKAFYMYLNDDGKTVRAMDVLMPGIGEVVGGSQREDREDVLIQRMKAKSIDTDHMDWYVSLRRFGNVPHAGFGLGLERLIMWITGAGNIRDVIPFPRTPGNCKF; translated from the coding sequence ATGGCAACTTTACTTTCTGGTCTAACCCAAATTTTAGACATCCATCACGATAAAATTCCTCCTTCAACAATTACTGTTGCAGGGTGGGTCAGAACGCGGAGAGGCTCAAAAAAGTTTTCTTTTGTTGAACTTAATGATGGCACATGTGCGAAATCGTTGCAGATCGTTGTGGATGCAAATTTAAAAAATTATAGCGACATTGAAAAGCTGACCACAGGCTGTTCTATTCAAGTTCAAGGAAATCTTGTATTAAGTCCAGGTAAAGGACAAAAATACGAGTTGCACGCACAAGCTGTTTCTCTATTTGGCCTTGCTGATCCAGAAACCTATCCATTGCAAAAAAAAGAAATGTCACTCGAATATCTTCGAGAAGTTGCTCATTTACGAATGAGAACGTCAACCTATGCAAGTATTTTTAGAATTCGTAGTCGTGTGAGTTATGCCATTCATCAATTTTTTACGGAGCGTGCTTTTTGTTATGTGCACACACCAATTTTAACAACGGCAGATGGCGAGGGCGCTGGAGAATCTTTTAAAGTCACAAACTTTGATTTTGCTAAAGTGCCTAAAAACAAAAATGGTGAAACCGATTTTACCCAAGACTTTTTTGCAGAGCCTGCAATGCTATGTGTGACAGGTCAGCTAGAGGGTGAATTGTTGACAATGGGTTTAAATAAAGTTTACACATTTGGGCCTACATTTCGTGCAGAAAACTCAAACACATCGCGCCATCTTGCAGAATTTTGGATGATCGAGCCAGAAGTTGCTTTTGCAAATTTAGAAGACAATATGCAACTGGCTCAAGATCTGATTCGCTTTGTTGTTGCCGATGTTTTGCACAATTGTGCCGATGATTTGGATGTTTGTATTCAAAAACATCAAATTAATACAAGAGAATACCTTAACATGGCAATAGATAATCCGTTTATTAAAGTGAGCTATTCTGAAGCTATCGATATTTTACAAAAAGCAAATAAAACATTTGAGTATCCTGTTTACTGGGGATGCGATTTAAAAAGTGAGCATGAGCGTTACTTATGTGAAGAACACTTTAAATCTCCAACCATTGTTTACAATTACCCCGAAGAACTCAAAGCGTTTTACATGTATCTCAATGATGATGGCAAAACAGTGCGAGCTATGGACGTGTTGATGCCTGGTATTGGCGAAGTTGTTGGCGGAAGTCAGCGTGAAGATCGCGAAGATGTGCTCATTCAGCGCATGAAGGCAAAATCAATCGATACGGATCATATGGATTGGTATGTAAGTTTACGCCGTTTTGGCAATGTGCCTCATGCTGGATTTGGTTTAGGTTTAGAGCGATTGATTATGTGGATCACAGGTGCTGGCAATATTCGTGATGTGATACCATTTCCGCGTACGCCTGGAAATTGTAAGTTTTAA
- a CDS encoding APC family permease: protein MTKVTKINLLFLSLGSIIGSGWLYGAFYTAKTAGNSGVISWILGGIMYAIIALSYAEVALNKNFNNLSEAAGFTFGNSGKTLVSILTWIWTALIPPIEVQATIQYASNYFPWIKGDSKDFSLSIYGVLFAVFLMFVMFFINIFAINTVGKFNKWITVFKVIVPSVVIGIFCYVIFLNPQNAMQNLSSDIFSSGMSGTLTAISSCGIAFSFIGFQTAIFLANETVNPQKNVPFAVFGSIFIACIIYVLLQITFNLSIPSQYLSNGWENLNFNGDAGPIAGLLAIFGFVSISLFLYVDAIISPFGTGLSYKISASRVLSDMGSSKILPKFLSLKNRFGSPYVSNFLNFLIGVAFILSVSGWQNMITILCGLIILTTTYVPLYALYARGSQYFESSFKTKNYNFISFLSFYFSNLMLVWCGWETVKYILVVFSILFVYILVKDIFKRNFQFNSIFHILIPIHMFSIGTTTYLKINIDSVYFELVSQFLISLILIVYLKFLILKNPAEVNKKEVTF from the coding sequence ATGACAAAGGTAACAAAAATAAACCTATTATTTCTTTCTTTAGGTTCAATTATTGGTTCTGGATGGCTTTACGGTGCATTTTATACAGCAAAAACAGCGGGAAACTCTGGAGTTATTTCTTGGATTCTTGGCGGAATTATGTATGCTATTATTGCATTAAGTTATGCTGAAGTTGCATTAAATAAAAATTTTAATAATCTTTCTGAAGCAGCTGGCTTTACTTTTGGTAATAGTGGCAAAACTTTAGTGAGCATCTTAACATGGATCTGGACTGCGCTAATTCCACCTATCGAAGTCCAAGCAACAATTCAGTACGCTTCAAACTATTTTCCATGGATCAAAGGAGATTCTAAAGATTTTAGTTTATCAATATATGGAGTTTTGTTTGCAGTTTTTCTTATGTTTGTTATGTTTTTTATAAATATATTTGCTATCAATACTGTTGGAAAATTTAATAAATGGATTACAGTCTTTAAAGTGATTGTTCCTTCTGTCGTAATTGGCATTTTCTGTTATGTTATCTTTCTAAATCCGCAGAATGCAATGCAAAATCTAAGTTCTGATATCTTTAGCAGCGGTATGAGTGGAACATTAACAGCAATTTCTTCTTGTGGTATTGCATTTTCTTTTATTGGATTTCAAACAGCAATTTTTCTTGCAAATGAAACTGTCAATCCCCAGAAAAATGTTCCTTTTGCTGTATTTGGTTCAATATTTATAGCATGTATTATTTATGTGTTACTCCAAATTACATTTAACTTATCAATTCCTTCACAATATCTTTCAAATGGCTGGGAAAACTTAAACTTTAATGGCGATGCGGGTCCAATTGCTGGTTTACTTGCAATTTTTGGTTTTGTCTCAATCAGTCTTTTTTTATATGTTGACGCCATTATTTCTCCTTTTGGTACAGGATTGAGCTACAAAATTTCGGCATCTCGTGTACTGAGCGATATGGGAAGTTCTAAAATTTTGCCTAAATTTCTCTCGCTTAAAAATCGATTTGGCTCGCCATATGTGTCAAACTTTTTAAATTTTTTAATTGGTGTTGCATTTATATTAAGTGTTTCTGGTTGGCAAAATATGATTACGATATTATGTGGACTCATCATTTTAACAACAACGTATGTTCCCTTATACGCTTTGTATGCAAGAGGCTCCCAATATTTTGAAAGTAGTTTTAAAACTAAAAATTATAACTTTATTTCTTTTTTGAGTTTTTATTTTTCTAACTTAATGCTTGTTTGGTGTGGCTGGGAAACGGTTAAGTATATTTTAGTCGTTTTTAGTATCCTCTTTGTATATATTTTAGTCAAAGATATTTTTAAAAGAAATTTTCAGTTTAATTCAATTTTTCATATTCTTATACCAATACATATGTTTTCTATTGGTACAACAACTTATTTAAAAATAAATATTGATTCTGTTTATTTTGAACTTGTTAGTCAGTTTTTAATATCGTTAATATTAATTGTTTATTTAAAGTTTTTGATTTTAAAAAATCCAGCAGAAGTAAATAAAAAAGAAGTTACGTTTTAA
- a CDS encoding efflux RND transporter permease subunit: MKFTDIFIRRPVLASVISILIFMLGLKALFNLEVRQYPKVENTVITILTSYPGANAELIQGFITQPLQTSVASAEGIDFINSTSSQGLSKIEAHLKLNFNSLTAFTDISAKVNAVRALIPKEANDPVISKTTGSSVALVYISYSSDKMTRPQIYDLLNRVVQPKIQSVAGVSSADILGGNPFAMRIWLRPEKMAALGITTEDVTNSLRANSYLSAAGQLKGEFTITNVSAKTDLHSEEEFKALVVKQNNRNLIHLRDVADVELGSQSYASSVTFNGKKGVFIGVQAVPSANPLTVVKDVRAILPEIEKILPPSLKQEVVYDSTEFISASIQDVIKTLIEATIIVVLVIFLFLGTFRSVSIPIVTIPLSLVGVASIMLAMGYSINLLTLLAMVLAIGLVVDDAIVVVENIQRHIEEGKTPFQASLIGAQEIALPVITMTITLAAVYAPIGLMGGLTGALFKEFALTLAATVIVSGVVALTLSPMMCAQILKHEQSDFKLVKWIDKKFKGLQKGYEETLHVVLQSKKTMLTFAAVVLTSTYFLFTLTPKELAPKEDQGFLLTITSAPQYANLQYLEKYTHEIDKVLSKFDERAANFNINGMGSENTAFTGIIFKPWQERNRSTLKMSEPIQKELAKIAGVKSFVIPLPDLPTGSGGFPVQFVLKTTDDYTVLYNTMEELKVAAKKSGLFIVTDSDLSFEQPQLNINIDKLKASEMGITMQTIGTTLSTMLSSGYSNLFSINGRSYQVIPQLKDSDRRSPTDLNKTYVKNNSGTLVPLANFVSYTTTTVPNSLNQFQQLNSATFSAVMMPGQTTATGLNFLKETADKIMPHGMTYDFSGGSRIEQSEGNALLYTFAFALIVIFLVLAAQFESFRDPLIILVSVPMAICGALLPLNAGLATINIYTQIGLITLIGLISKHGILLVEFANELKHKEHCDVVTAIKKAASVRLRPILMTTAAMVLGVLPLVFASGAGAASRFNIGIVIAFGLSIGTLFTLFIVPTMYILISNKNR; this comes from the coding sequence ATGAAATTTACTGATATTTTTATTCGCAGACCCGTTCTTGCTTCGGTAATTAGCATCCTCATTTTTATGTTAGGTTTAAAAGCACTATTTAATTTAGAAGTTCGGCAATATCCTAAAGTCGAAAATACCGTTATTACAATTTTGACTTCGTATCCTGGCGCCAATGCAGAATTGATTCAAGGTTTTATTACCCAACCGTTGCAAACCTCTGTGGCATCTGCTGAAGGTATTGATTTTATCAACTCGACAAGTTCTCAAGGATTGAGTAAAATTGAGGCACATTTAAAACTTAATTTTAACTCACTCACTGCCTTTACGGACATCTCAGCTAAAGTGAATGCAGTGAGAGCCTTAATTCCAAAGGAAGCAAACGATCCGGTCATTAGCAAAACAACGGGAAGCTCTGTTGCTTTGGTATATATTAGCTATTCCAGTGACAAAATGACCCGTCCCCAAATTTACGATCTGTTAAATAGAGTTGTGCAACCAAAAATTCAATCGGTTGCGGGAGTATCCAGCGCAGACATACTTGGTGGTAACCCTTTTGCCATGCGTATTTGGCTGCGACCTGAAAAAATGGCCGCCCTGGGAATTACGACAGAAGACGTCACAAATTCTCTGCGAGCAAATAGTTATCTCTCTGCTGCAGGACAATTAAAAGGCGAATTCACAATTACCAATGTCAGTGCCAAAACCGATTTGCACAGCGAAGAAGAATTTAAAGCACTTGTTGTTAAACAAAATAATAGAAATTTGATTCATTTAAGAGACGTGGCTGACGTTGAATTGGGATCGCAAAGCTACGCATCTTCTGTGACTTTTAACGGAAAAAAAGGAGTTTTTATTGGTGTGCAAGCCGTTCCTTCGGCAAACCCTTTAACTGTCGTGAAAGACGTGCGTGCTATTCTGCCAGAAATTGAAAAAATATTGCCACCTAGTTTAAAGCAAGAAGTTGTTTATGATTCTACCGAATTTATTTCTGCTTCAATTCAAGATGTGATTAAAACACTCATAGAAGCTACAATTATTGTTGTGTTGGTGATCTTTTTATTTTTAGGGACTTTTCGATCTGTTAGCATACCTATTGTCACAATTCCGTTATCGCTGGTTGGCGTAGCTTCAATTATGCTTGCAATGGGGTATTCTATTAATCTTTTAACCCTTCTTGCCATGGTTTTAGCAATTGGTTTGGTTGTTGATGATGCAATTGTTGTTGTGGAAAACATCCAACGCCATATTGAAGAAGGAAAAACACCATTTCAAGCATCTCTAATAGGAGCTCAAGAAATTGCGTTACCTGTTATCACGATGACGATTACCCTTGCTGCGGTTTACGCACCAATTGGATTAATGGGAGGATTAACAGGTGCATTATTTAAAGAATTTGCGTTAACTCTTGCCGCAACTGTGATTGTTTCAGGCGTTGTTGCTCTCACTTTGTCTCCAATGATGTGTGCACAAATTTTAAAACACGAACAATCTGATTTTAAGCTTGTGAAGTGGATTGATAAAAAATTTAAAGGGTTACAAAAAGGCTACGAAGAAACTCTGCATGTCGTTTTACAAAGCAAAAAAACAATGCTAACTTTTGCTGCAGTGGTTTTAACAAGTACTTATTTTTTATTTACATTAACTCCAAAAGAACTGGCACCTAAAGAAGATCAAGGATTTCTTTTAACAATCACCAGTGCTCCTCAGTATGCAAATTTACAATACTTAGAAAAGTATACCCACGAAATAGACAAAGTCCTTTCAAAATTTGATGAGCGCGCCGCAAATTTTAACATAAACGGTATGGGTAGCGAAAATACTGCCTTTACAGGAATTATTTTTAAACCATGGCAAGAAAGAAATCGCTCGACATTAAAGATGTCTGAACCAATTCAAAAAGAACTTGCAAAAATTGCTGGCGTCAAGTCATTTGTTATCCCCTTGCCCGATTTGCCAACAGGAAGTGGCGGCTTTCCTGTACAGTTTGTGTTAAAAACAACAGATGATTACACTGTGCTTTACAATACAATGGAAGAACTGAAAGTTGCGGCCAAAAAAAGTGGTTTATTTATTGTCACAGATAGTGATTTAAGCTTTGAACAACCACAGTTAAATATCAATATTGACAAGCTCAAGGCATCAGAAATGGGAATCACAATGCAAACCATTGGTACCACACTTTCTACAATGCTGAGTTCAGGTTATTCAAATCTTTTTAGTATTAATGGTAGAAGCTATCAGGTGATTCCTCAATTAAAAGATTCTGATAGACGCTCTCCAACTGATCTGAATAAAACATATGTTAAAAATAACAGTGGTACGCTTGTTCCTTTGGCTAATTTTGTAAGCTATACCACCACGACTGTGCCCAATTCTTTAAATCAATTTCAACAATTAAATTCTGCCACGTTTTCTGCTGTGATGATGCCAGGACAAACAACGGCAACAGGCTTAAATTTTTTAAAAGAAACCGCAGATAAAATTATGCCTCATGGCATGACCTATGATTTTTCAGGTGGTTCTCGTATCGAACAATCAGAAGGAAATGCTCTATTATATACGTTTGCCTTTGCATTAATTGTGATCTTTCTAGTTCTTGCAGCACAATTTGAAAGCTTTAGAGACCCTTTAATTATTCTTGTGAGTGTGCCTATGGCAATTTGTGGAGCTTTATTGCCTCTTAATGCTGGATTGGCCACAATTAATATTTACACACAAATTGGACTTATCACTCTTATTGGCTTAATTTCTAAACATGGAATATTATTAGTTGAGTTTGCAAATGAACTCAAACACAAAGAACACTGTGATGTTGTCACTGCTATTAAAAAAGCAGCTTCTGTGCGGTTGCGTCCAATTTTAATGACAACAGCTGCCATGGTTTTAGGAGTTTTGCCATTGGTATTTGCATCTGGAGCGGGTGCGGCAAGTCGATTTAATATTGGAATAGTAATAGCCTTTGGCTTATCAATAGGAACTCTGTTTACATTATTTATTGTGCCTACAATGTATATTTTAATTTCTAATAAAAATCGTTAG